The DNA window AAAGTTTTCTGCTTCTGTATAGTCCCTGTTACTATAGAGCAAATGATAATAAGGGGTATCAAACCAAGATTCAAACCATTCCATAATGCAAAAATAACTAAATTTGCAGTCTAAAAAACAATTAAGTCCTTTTATTAAAGTAAATGTTTAATTTTAAAGGATTTATAAATTGAAACGAAATAATAGAGAAAAACGATCTTGTCCACTTGCTCATTTGAGGTGCCAAAGATTATCGGTTCTTTAATGAAAAAGAGAGAGAGACAGTGCATTTATTTTAATACTAAAGATAAAATCTTGAGCTCCAGCTATGATGGTTGGTAATCAGGTTGATAATAATATATGGATACAGAAAATATAAAAATTCAGATAAAAACTTTCTTCGGATTGGAGCAGATCTTAGCTGAAGAAATTAAAAAATTAGGCGGGAGAAATGTTGAGGTTAAAAACCGTGCAGTAAACTGTGAAGGAGATTTAGGGTTCCTTTATAAGATCAATTATTCGGCAAGAACGGCATTAAAAATCTTAGTACCTGTTTTGGAATTTAAAGCTTTTAATCAACACCAGTTCTATGATAAGCTTTTTAAAATAGAATGGGAGCAGTTTATGGATGTAGATCAATCATTTGCAATTGATTCAACGGTAAATTCTGAAACATTTAAGCATTCACAGTTTGTCACCCTGAAGATGAAAGATGCTATTGTGGATTACTTTCAGGAAAAATTTAAAAAACGTCCCAATATAGAAACGAAAAGCCCGGATATTAAATTTCACCTGCATATTGACAGAGAATTGGTTACCATTTCTCTGGATTCTTCTGGTGATCCTTTATTCAAAAGAGGATATAGAAAAGAACAGGGTGAAGCACCTATCAATGAGGTATTGGCCAGTGGAATGCTTCAACTTGCAGGTTGGGATGGGAAAGGAAATTTCCTTGATCCGATGTGTGGTTCCGGAACCCTTTTGATTGAAGCTGCAATGATTGCTTTAGATCTTCCTGCACAGATCTTCAGAAGAAGATTTGCATTCCAAAACTGGAGTAACTACGATGCTGATTTATTTACAAAGATCAGAGAGTTCAGAGTAAACAGAGTAAGGGAATTTCATGGAAAAATTGTAGGGTACGATATTGATGGTAGAATGTTAAATGCTGCCGCTGTAAATATTGAAGCC is part of the Chryseobacterium paludis genome and encodes:
- a CDS encoding THUMP domain-containing class I SAM-dependent RNA methyltransferase, which translates into the protein MDTENIKIQIKTFFGLEQILAEEIKKLGGRNVEVKNRAVNCEGDLGFLYKINYSARTALKILVPVLEFKAFNQHQFYDKLFKIEWEQFMDVDQSFAIDSTVNSETFKHSQFVTLKMKDAIVDYFQEKFKKRPNIETKSPDIKFHLHIDRELVTISLDSSGDPLFKRGYRKEQGEAPINEVLASGMLQLAGWDGKGNFLDPMCGSGTLLIEAAMIALDLPAQIFRRRFAFQNWSNYDADLFTKIREFRVNRVREFHGKIVGYDIDGRMLNAAAVNIEAAEMEDVIEVKRQDFFESKKELFPLLMVFNPPYDERISINDDDFYKKIGDTFKTHYPNTLAWLISSDLEAVKKIGLRPSRKIKLYNGKLETRFLQYEMYEGTKKVHKLENNND